The following are encoded together in the Macadamia integrifolia cultivar HAES 741 chromosome 10, SCU_Mint_v3, whole genome shotgun sequence genome:
- the LOC122091491 gene encoding protein GFS12 isoform X2, producing the protein MENQLCFECLQRHIQTDFSDKLIFCYGLSDSVLPFGSRAVVQLPNTSGEIPAQFVLVCVSRQEDECFTRYVDEYSLENLEASIICGLSDIASANVGRGPENVNDGALGSKTVSLHSVGNMSECSLKFTRGDTLDAEQSNGSSSSYFGRFSCLRTITALAPIAHVGSGSCSLVEDLACNFLSGSLEVHILSSLILLIEGNPTGRDGVNFLSLVGFPSFDESNIPGCVRHPNIAPVLGMLKTPGYINLLLPKNPYTLENILHYCPDVLRTEWHIRFLIYQILSALAYIHGLGVAHGDICPSSVMLSNSCWSWLRMCDKPLLRGKLSSGKWKMEMSCPNYSSSMGSCTKNCACRALYADLKLSPTIDWFSDCFKRWWQGDLSNYEYLLVLNRLAGRRWGDHTFHTIMPWVIDFNLKPDENTDAGWRDLRKSKWRLAKGDEQLDFTYSTSEIPHHVSDECLSELAVCSYKARRLPLSVLRMAVRSVYEPNEYPSNMQRLYQWTPDECIPEFYSDPRIFTSLHSGMSDLAVPSWANSPEDFIKVHRDALESNRVSREIHNWIDITFGYKISGQAAIAAKNVMLTAIEPTLPRSMGRRLLFSRPHPRRRAALKLCDVSEQQALLKCQSNGTDKSILSTTAYLQELEEAASFCEHARHLSPLYHYHKKDLVKSVPSVKESQFENFRTEMPKTARSTGDYMESFNIDVSSLLEYFESDDGDSTGFQDFLLWKHKLSSMGCCSVDVAEDIFSVGCILAELYLKRPLFSSSSLTAYVESGILPQLMQELPPHAAVLVEACIQRDWQWRPSAKCLLQSPYFPSTVRSSYLFLAPLHLLAKDESRLHYAASFARQGALKAMGSFSAEMCAPYCLSLVVPSLSDAEAEWAFSLLKEFLQCLKPQAVKTLIVPTIQKILQATDYSHLKVSFLQDSFVREIWKRLGKQTYLEMIHPLVISNLCISPHKNSASAASVLLIGSSEELGVPVTVHQTILPLIHCFGKRLCPDGIDVLVRIGGLFGENFVVKQLLPLLRNVILSCVDVSNLDKPEPMQSWNTLALIDGLVTLDGLVALLPRDVIIKELIQGKSCLHVKVLMQTHLDLPVHQVAATALVAVCQRIGPDLTALHVLPQLKELFDEVAFSQEGTYGSSSVGRSSKVSRPKQNEDAQIESRMDLVLLLYPPFASLIGIEKLRQCCATWLLLEQFLQRSHNWKTVVVQLEYTGEASRNSSENVNAQRLVFRNISTSEYNPTKLLLNGVGWSIPQSQGVRGSKNLFSYKQSVNLQKAPDMRQPAASNLGKREPWFWFPSPAASCNGPDFLGRIGGVKDELPWKIRASIIYSVRSHPGALRSLAVTNDEYTVFTGGVGPGFKGTVQKWELSRMDRVSGYYGHEEVVNNICILSSSGRVASCDGTIHVWNSQTGKLISAYAEPSENSSHLVGSSFSGSRIGADQANMLNSNTLSGGILTGAFGGSFYTCMHYLESVDKLVAGTGNGSLRFIDVARDQKLHLWKSESVESSFSSLVSAISSCGSDRIQDRSPASASWIAAGLSSGHCRLLDARSGSVVAFWQAHDGYITKLAAPEDHLLVSSSLDKTLRVWDLRRNWPSQSNVYNGYSDGVSSFCVWGQDVISIARNKIGLFSLSRCGDEGGRQRILSQKLYTADRGTRNLSVLSSISILPYSRLFLVGTEDGYLKICC; encoded by the exons ATGGAAAATCAACTCTGCTTCGAGTGCTTGCAACGTCATATCCAGACTGATTTCTCAGATAAATTGATCTTCTGTTATGGGTTATCGGATTCCGTTCTCCCCTTTGGCTCCAGGGCTGTTGTTCAG CTGCCAAATACCAGTGGGGAGATTCCGGCTCAGTTCGTATTGGTGTGCGTGTCAAGACAAGAAGACGAGTGCTTCACAAGATATGT TGATGAGTATTCTTTGGAAAACTTGGAGGCCAGTATCATATGTGGGTTAAGTGATATTGCTTCAGCTAATGTTGGTCGAGGTCCAGAAAATGTCAATGATGGAGCTCTCGGCAGCAAGACCGTTTCATTGCATTCTGTTGGGAACATGTCCGAATGTTCTCTGAAGTTCACCAGAGGAGATACCCTAGATGCAGAACAATCCAATGGTTCTAGCAGTAGCTATTTTGGAAGATTTTCATGCTTAAGGACAATTACTGCACTAGCTCCCATTGCTCATGTTGGTTCGGGTTCTTGCTCTCTCGTTGAAGACCTTGCTTGCAATTTCTTATCTGGATCATTAGAAGTTCACATACTGTCTTCACTCATTCTCCTTATAGAGGGAAATCCAACAGGACGAGATGGTGTAAATTTTCTTAGTTTAGTGGGATTTCCATCATTTGATGAGAGCAATATTCCAGGTTGTGTTAGGCATCCCAATATTGCTCCTGTTCTAGGGATGCTAAAAACACCTGGTTATATAAATTTGTTGCTCCCAAAAAATCCTTATACCTTGGAAAACATTCTGCATTATTGCCCTGACGTGTTAAGGACTGAGTGGCACATTAGGTTTTTAATCTACCAAATTCTATCTGCCCTAGCTTACATTCATGGCTTAGGGGTTGCCCATGGTGATATTTGCCCTTCCAGTGTGATGTTGTCTAATTCATGCTGGTCTTGGTTGCGCATGTGCGATAAGCCTCTGTTAAGAGGTAAATTAAGCTCTGGGAAGTGGAAAATGGAAATGTCCTGTCCCAATTATTCCTCAAGCATGGGTAGCTGTACCAAAAATTGTGCCTGTCGGGCTCTTTATGCTGATTTGAAGCTTTCCCCCACTATAGATTGGTTCTCAGATTGTTTCAAGCGGTGGTGGCAGGGTGATTTAAGTAACTACGAGTACCTTCTTGTCTTGAACAGATTAGCTGGGAGGCGTTGGGGTGACCATACGTTCCACACAATAATGCCATGGGTAATAGATTTTAATCTGAAGCCTGATGAGAATACTGATGCTGGTTGGCGGGATTTGCGCAAGAGCAAGTGGCGGTTGGCAAAAGGTGATGAACAGTTGGATTTCACATATTCAACATCTGAAATACCACATCATGTCTCCGATGAATGCCTTTCGGAATTAGCTGTCTGCAGTTACAAAGCCAGGAGGTTGCCTTTAAGTGTGTTGCGCATGGCTGTTCGTTCAGTCTATGAGCCTAATGAGTATCCTTCTAATATGCAAAGACTTTATCAGTGGACCCCCGATGAGTGCATCCCAGAATTTTATAGTGACCCTCgaattttcacttctcttcatTCAGGTATGAGTGATCTTGCAGTACCTTCCTGGGCAAATAGTCCTGAAGACTTTATCAAAGTGCATCGAGATGCTTTAGAAAGCAATCGGGTTTCACGGGAAATCCATAACTGGATTGATATCACTTTTGGATATAAGATATCAGGCCAAGCAGCTATTGCTGCAAAAAATGTTATGCTGACTGCAATAGAGCCCACATTGCCTAGGTCAATGGGACGTCGCCTGCTTTTTAGCCGACCACATCCTAGACGTCGAGCAGCTCTGAAACTGTGCGACGTCTCTGAACAACAGGCATTGTTAAAATGCCAATCAAATGGAACAGACAAATCCATCCTTTCAACAACTGCTTATTTGCAAGAATTAGAAGAAGCAGCTTCATTTTGTGAACATGCTCGGCATTTGAGTCCACTTTAtcattaccataaaaaagatCTCGTGAAGAGTGTCCCTTCTGTAAAAGAGTCACAGTTTGAGAATTTCAGAACTGAGATGCCTAAAACAGCTAGATCCACTGGTGATTACATGGAGTCGTTCAATATTGATGTAAGCAGTCTTCTTGAATATTTTGAGTCAGATGATGGAGATTCCACGGGGTTTCAGGATTTTTTGCTATGGAAGCACAAATTATCTTCTATGGGCTGCTGTTCTGTAGATGTTGCAGAGGACATTTTTTCTGTTGGCTGCATCCTTGCAGAACTTTACTTAAAGAGGCCTCTATTTAGTTCATCCTCATTAACTGCATATGTGGAGAGTGGTATTTTGCCACAATTGATGCAGGAACTTCCTCCTCATGCTGCTGTACTAGTTGAAGCATGTATCCAGAGGGATTGGCAATG GAGGCCATCAGCTAAATGTCTTCTGCAATCTCCATATTTTCCTTCAACGGTTAGATCCTCTTATTTGTTTCTTGCCCCACTTCATCTATTGGCTAAAGATGAGTCCCGTCTTCATTATGCTGCAAGTTTTGCAAGACAAGGAGCCTTGAAGGCAATGGGGTCATTTTCTGCTGAAATGTGTGCTCCCTACTGCTTATCACTTGTCGTACCTTCTTTATCGGATGCTGAAGCTGAGTGGGCATTTTCCTTACTGAAAGAATTTTTGCAGTGCTTGAAACCTCAAGCTGTAAAGACATTGATTGTCCCCACCATCCAGAAAATTCTTCAG GCTACAGATTATTCACATTTGAAGGTTTCTTTCCTCCAAGACTCATTTGTGAGGGAGATATGGAAACGACTTGGTAAACAAACTTATTTGGAGATGATACACCCATTAGTCATCTCAAATCTGTGCATTTCACCTCATAAGAATTCTGCTTCAGCTGCCTCTGTGTTGCTTATTGGCTCTAGTGAGGAGCTTGGTGTACCTGTTACAGTTCATCAG ACAATCTTGCCTCTAATTCACTGTTTTGGGAAACGACTCTGTCCAGACGGAATTGATGTCCTGGTTAGAATTG GTGGACTTTTCGGGGAGAATTTTGTTGTCAAACAACTTCTACCATTACTAAGGAATGTTATTTTGTCATGTGTTGATGTTTCAAATTTGGATAAGCCTGAGCCCATGCAAAGCTGGAACACTTTAGCCCTTATTGATGGTCTTGTAACACTTGATGGCCTGGTTGCACTTTTGCCAAGGGATGTGATCATCAAGGAGCTGATTCAA GGCAAAAGTTGTCTCCATGTTAAAGTTCTTATGCAGACCCATTTGGACCTTCCAGTGCACCAG GTTGCAGCTACTGCTCTTGTTGCAGTTTGTCAGCGGATTGGACCAGATCTCACTGCATTACATGTCCTGCCGCAACTCAAAGAGCTATTTGATGAGGTGGCTTTTTCTCAGGAAGGAACCTATGGGTCCAGTTCTGTTGGCCGAAGCTCAAAGGTTTCTAGACCAAAGCAAAATGAGGATGCTCAGATTGAAAGCCGTATGGACCTTGT GTTGCTTTTATATCCTCCCTTCGCTTCTCTTATTGGAATAGAGAAACTTCGTCAGTGCTGTGCCACATGGTTGCTTCTAGAACAATTCCTTCAACGATCTCATAACTGGAAG ACTGTTGTGGTTCAGTTGGAATATACAGGTGAAGCATCCAGAAATAGTTCAGAAAATGTAAATGCTCAAAGGCTTGTATTCCGCAATATCTCAACATCCGAGTACAATCCAACTAAACTGTTGCTCAATGGTGTCGGGTGGTCCATACCACAATCACAAGGTGTTAGAGGTTCCAAGAACTTGTTTTCTTATAAACAGTCAGTCAATCTTCAAAAGGCTCCAGATATGAGGCAACCAGCAGCATCGAATCTTGGCAAGCGTGAACCTTGGTTTTGGTTCCCTAGCCCTGCTGCTAGTTGTAATGGGCCCGATTTTCTTGGTCGCATTGGGGGTGTAAAAGATGAACTTCCATGGAAGATTAGAGCATCAATTATTTATTCTGTCCGTTCCCATCCTGGGGCATTGAGATCTTTGGCTGTTACCAATGATGAGTACACAGTTTTCACAGGCGGAGTTGGTCCAGGATTCAAGGGGACTGTTCAGAAGTGGGAATTGTCAAGAATGGATCGTGTATCTGGTTATTATGGCCATGAGGAG GTTGTAAATAACATTTGCATCTTGTCTTCAAGTGGAAGGGTGGCTTCCTGTGATGGAACAATACATGTCTGGAATAGCCAAACAGGGAAGTTGATATCAGCTTATGCTGAACCATCAGAAAATTCTTCACATCTTGTGGGATCTTCATTCTCTGGATCGAGGATTGGTGCTGATCAGGCCAACATGCTTAACTCCAACACATTATCTGGTGGAATATTGACTGGTGCATTTGGAGGGAGCTTCTACACCTGCATGCACTATTTAGAATCAGTTGATAAGCTTGTTGCTGGTACTGGAAATGGTTCATTGAG ATTCATTGATGTTGCTCGAGATCAGAAACTTCACCTGTGGAAGAGTGAATCAGTcgaatcttctttttcttctctagtcTCTGCCATTTCCTCATGTGGGTCTGACAGAATACAAGATAGAAGTCCTGCTTCAGCATCATGGATTGCAGCTGGACTAAGTTCTGGTCATTGCAGGCTGCTGGATGCAAGGAGTGGAAGCGTTGTTGCTTTTTGGCAGGCTCATGATGGATATATCACCAAA CTGGCTGCACCAGAGGACCATTTGCTTGTTTCCAGCTCTCTTGATAAAACTTTGCGAGTTTGGGACCTGAGAAG GAACTGGCCATCTCAGTCAAATGTCTACAACGGTTATTCAGATGGTGTATCTAGCTTCTGTGTTTGGGGCCAGGATGTGATTTCAATTGCCAGAAATAAGATTGGCCTTTTCTCTTTATCCAGATGTGGAGATGAA GGTGGGCGGCAACGCATTCTGTCGCAGAAACTGTACACAGCAGATCGAGGGACAAGAAACCTTTCAGTATTGTCAAGTATTAGCATTCTACCCTACTCGCGATTGTTCCTTGTTGGGACTGAAGATGGTTATCTTAAGATCTGTTGCTAG
- the LOC122091491 gene encoding protein GFS12 isoform X5: MENQLCFECLQRHIQTDFSDKLIFCYGLSDSVLPFGSRAVVQLPNTSGEIPAQFVLVCVSRQEDECFTRYVDEYSLENLEASIICGLSDIASANVGRGPENVNDGALGSKTVSLHSVGNMSECSLKFTRGDTLDAEQSNGSSSSYFGRFSCLRTITALAPIAHVGSGSCSLVEDLACNFLSGSLEVHILSSLILLIEGNPTGRDGVNFLSLVGFPSFDESNIPGCVRHPNIAPVLGMLKTPGYINLLLPKNPYTLENILHYCPDVLRTEWHIRFLIYQILSALAYIHGLGVAHGDICPSSVMLSNSCWSWLRMCDKPLLRGKLSSGKWKMEMSCPNYSSSMGSCTKNCACRALYADLKLSPTIDWFSDCFKRWWQGDLSNYEYLLVLNRLAGRRWGDHTFHTIMPWVIDFNLKPDENTDAGWRDLRKSKWRLAKGDEQLDFTYSTSEIPHHVSDECLSELAVCSYKARRLPLSVLRMAVRSVYEPNEYPSNMQRLYQWTPDECIPEFYSDPRIFTSLHSGMSDLAVPSWANSPEDFIKVHRDALESNRVSREIHNWIDITFGYKISGQAAIAAKNVMLTAIEPTLPRSMGRRLLFSRPHPRRRAALKLCDVSEQQALLKCQSNGTDKSILSTTAYLQELEEAASFCEHARHLSPLYHYHKKDLVKSVPSVKESQFENFRTEMPKTARSTGDYMESFNIDVSSLLEYFESDDGDSTGFQDFLLWKHKLSSMGCCSVDVAEDIFSVGCILAELYLKRPLFSSSSLTAYVESGILPQLMQELPPHAAVLVEACIQRDWQWRPSAKCLLQSPYFPSTVRSSYLFLAPLHLLAKDESRLHYAASFARQGALKAMGSFSAEMCAPYCLSLVVPSLSDAEAEWAFSLLKEFLQCLKPQAVKTLIVPTIQKILQATDYSHLKVSFLQDSFVREIWKRLGKQTYLEMIHPLVISNLCISPHKNSASAASVLLIGSSEELGVPVTVHQTILPLIHCFGKRLCPDGIDVLVRIGGLFGENFVVKQLLPLLRNVILSCVDVSNLDKPEPMQSWNTLALIDGLVTLDGLVALLPRDVIIKELIQGKSCLHVKVLMQTHLDLPVHQVAATALVAVCQRIGPDLTALHVLPQLKELFDEVAFSQEGTYGSSSVGRSSKVSRPKQNEDAQIESRMDLVLLLYPPFASLIGIEKLRQCCATWLLLEQFLQRSHNWKTVVVQLEYTGEASRNSSENVNAQRLVFRNISTSEYNPTKLLLNGVGWSIPQSQGVRGSKNLFSYKQSVNLQKAPDMRQPAASNLGKREPWFWFPSPAASCNGPDFLGRIGGVKDELPWKIRASIIYSVRSHPGALRSLAVTNDEYTVFTGGVGPGFKGTVQKWELSRMDRVSGYYGHEEVCFF, encoded by the exons ATGGAAAATCAACTCTGCTTCGAGTGCTTGCAACGTCATATCCAGACTGATTTCTCAGATAAATTGATCTTCTGTTATGGGTTATCGGATTCCGTTCTCCCCTTTGGCTCCAGGGCTGTTGTTCAG CTGCCAAATACCAGTGGGGAGATTCCGGCTCAGTTCGTATTGGTGTGCGTGTCAAGACAAGAAGACGAGTGCTTCACAAGATATGT TGATGAGTATTCTTTGGAAAACTTGGAGGCCAGTATCATATGTGGGTTAAGTGATATTGCTTCAGCTAATGTTGGTCGAGGTCCAGAAAATGTCAATGATGGAGCTCTCGGCAGCAAGACCGTTTCATTGCATTCTGTTGGGAACATGTCCGAATGTTCTCTGAAGTTCACCAGAGGAGATACCCTAGATGCAGAACAATCCAATGGTTCTAGCAGTAGCTATTTTGGAAGATTTTCATGCTTAAGGACAATTACTGCACTAGCTCCCATTGCTCATGTTGGTTCGGGTTCTTGCTCTCTCGTTGAAGACCTTGCTTGCAATTTCTTATCTGGATCATTAGAAGTTCACATACTGTCTTCACTCATTCTCCTTATAGAGGGAAATCCAACAGGACGAGATGGTGTAAATTTTCTTAGTTTAGTGGGATTTCCATCATTTGATGAGAGCAATATTCCAGGTTGTGTTAGGCATCCCAATATTGCTCCTGTTCTAGGGATGCTAAAAACACCTGGTTATATAAATTTGTTGCTCCCAAAAAATCCTTATACCTTGGAAAACATTCTGCATTATTGCCCTGACGTGTTAAGGACTGAGTGGCACATTAGGTTTTTAATCTACCAAATTCTATCTGCCCTAGCTTACATTCATGGCTTAGGGGTTGCCCATGGTGATATTTGCCCTTCCAGTGTGATGTTGTCTAATTCATGCTGGTCTTGGTTGCGCATGTGCGATAAGCCTCTGTTAAGAGGTAAATTAAGCTCTGGGAAGTGGAAAATGGAAATGTCCTGTCCCAATTATTCCTCAAGCATGGGTAGCTGTACCAAAAATTGTGCCTGTCGGGCTCTTTATGCTGATTTGAAGCTTTCCCCCACTATAGATTGGTTCTCAGATTGTTTCAAGCGGTGGTGGCAGGGTGATTTAAGTAACTACGAGTACCTTCTTGTCTTGAACAGATTAGCTGGGAGGCGTTGGGGTGACCATACGTTCCACACAATAATGCCATGGGTAATAGATTTTAATCTGAAGCCTGATGAGAATACTGATGCTGGTTGGCGGGATTTGCGCAAGAGCAAGTGGCGGTTGGCAAAAGGTGATGAACAGTTGGATTTCACATATTCAACATCTGAAATACCACATCATGTCTCCGATGAATGCCTTTCGGAATTAGCTGTCTGCAGTTACAAAGCCAGGAGGTTGCCTTTAAGTGTGTTGCGCATGGCTGTTCGTTCAGTCTATGAGCCTAATGAGTATCCTTCTAATATGCAAAGACTTTATCAGTGGACCCCCGATGAGTGCATCCCAGAATTTTATAGTGACCCTCgaattttcacttctcttcatTCAGGTATGAGTGATCTTGCAGTACCTTCCTGGGCAAATAGTCCTGAAGACTTTATCAAAGTGCATCGAGATGCTTTAGAAAGCAATCGGGTTTCACGGGAAATCCATAACTGGATTGATATCACTTTTGGATATAAGATATCAGGCCAAGCAGCTATTGCTGCAAAAAATGTTATGCTGACTGCAATAGAGCCCACATTGCCTAGGTCAATGGGACGTCGCCTGCTTTTTAGCCGACCACATCCTAGACGTCGAGCAGCTCTGAAACTGTGCGACGTCTCTGAACAACAGGCATTGTTAAAATGCCAATCAAATGGAACAGACAAATCCATCCTTTCAACAACTGCTTATTTGCAAGAATTAGAAGAAGCAGCTTCATTTTGTGAACATGCTCGGCATTTGAGTCCACTTTAtcattaccataaaaaagatCTCGTGAAGAGTGTCCCTTCTGTAAAAGAGTCACAGTTTGAGAATTTCAGAACTGAGATGCCTAAAACAGCTAGATCCACTGGTGATTACATGGAGTCGTTCAATATTGATGTAAGCAGTCTTCTTGAATATTTTGAGTCAGATGATGGAGATTCCACGGGGTTTCAGGATTTTTTGCTATGGAAGCACAAATTATCTTCTATGGGCTGCTGTTCTGTAGATGTTGCAGAGGACATTTTTTCTGTTGGCTGCATCCTTGCAGAACTTTACTTAAAGAGGCCTCTATTTAGTTCATCCTCATTAACTGCATATGTGGAGAGTGGTATTTTGCCACAATTGATGCAGGAACTTCCTCCTCATGCTGCTGTACTAGTTGAAGCATGTATCCAGAGGGATTGGCAATG GAGGCCATCAGCTAAATGTCTTCTGCAATCTCCATATTTTCCTTCAACGGTTAGATCCTCTTATTTGTTTCTTGCCCCACTTCATCTATTGGCTAAAGATGAGTCCCGTCTTCATTATGCTGCAAGTTTTGCAAGACAAGGAGCCTTGAAGGCAATGGGGTCATTTTCTGCTGAAATGTGTGCTCCCTACTGCTTATCACTTGTCGTACCTTCTTTATCGGATGCTGAAGCTGAGTGGGCATTTTCCTTACTGAAAGAATTTTTGCAGTGCTTGAAACCTCAAGCTGTAAAGACATTGATTGTCCCCACCATCCAGAAAATTCTTCAG GCTACAGATTATTCACATTTGAAGGTTTCTTTCCTCCAAGACTCATTTGTGAGGGAGATATGGAAACGACTTGGTAAACAAACTTATTTGGAGATGATACACCCATTAGTCATCTCAAATCTGTGCATTTCACCTCATAAGAATTCTGCTTCAGCTGCCTCTGTGTTGCTTATTGGCTCTAGTGAGGAGCTTGGTGTACCTGTTACAGTTCATCAG ACAATCTTGCCTCTAATTCACTGTTTTGGGAAACGACTCTGTCCAGACGGAATTGATGTCCTGGTTAGAATTG GTGGACTTTTCGGGGAGAATTTTGTTGTCAAACAACTTCTACCATTACTAAGGAATGTTATTTTGTCATGTGTTGATGTTTCAAATTTGGATAAGCCTGAGCCCATGCAAAGCTGGAACACTTTAGCCCTTATTGATGGTCTTGTAACACTTGATGGCCTGGTTGCACTTTTGCCAAGGGATGTGATCATCAAGGAGCTGATTCAA GGCAAAAGTTGTCTCCATGTTAAAGTTCTTATGCAGACCCATTTGGACCTTCCAGTGCACCAG GTTGCAGCTACTGCTCTTGTTGCAGTTTGTCAGCGGATTGGACCAGATCTCACTGCATTACATGTCCTGCCGCAACTCAAAGAGCTATTTGATGAGGTGGCTTTTTCTCAGGAAGGAACCTATGGGTCCAGTTCTGTTGGCCGAAGCTCAAAGGTTTCTAGACCAAAGCAAAATGAGGATGCTCAGATTGAAAGCCGTATGGACCTTGT GTTGCTTTTATATCCTCCCTTCGCTTCTCTTATTGGAATAGAGAAACTTCGTCAGTGCTGTGCCACATGGTTGCTTCTAGAACAATTCCTTCAACGATCTCATAACTGGAAG ACTGTTGTGGTTCAGTTGGAATATACAGGTGAAGCATCCAGAAATAGTTCAGAAAATGTAAATGCTCAAAGGCTTGTATTCCGCAATATCTCAACATCCGAGTACAATCCAACTAAACTGTTGCTCAATGGTGTCGGGTGGTCCATACCACAATCACAAGGTGTTAGAGGTTCCAAGAACTTGTTTTCTTATAAACAGTCAGTCAATCTTCAAAAGGCTCCAGATATGAGGCAACCAGCAGCATCGAATCTTGGCAAGCGTGAACCTTGGTTTTGGTTCCCTAGCCCTGCTGCTAGTTGTAATGGGCCCGATTTTCTTGGTCGCATTGGGGGTGTAAAAGATGAACTTCCATGGAAGATTAGAGCATCAATTATTTATTCTGTCCGTTCCCATCCTGGGGCATTGAGATCTTTGGCTGTTACCAATGATGAGTACACAGTTTTCACAGGCGGAGTTGGTCCAGGATTCAAGGGGACTGTTCAGAAGTGGGAATTGTCAAGAATGGATCGTGTATCTGGTTATTATGGCCATGAGGAGGTTTGCTTCTTCTGA